In Blautia wexlerae DSM 19850, a single window of DNA contains:
- a CDS encoding DUF6664 family protein, translated as MLDNFRFETFVDVHSNIFAEYLSSVIAKLPKENPEYRSTEERIEELYKEYPKVMAVLDTEKPSDLSEQECKALIEVLELRNRLSDMQQEAIYFRGCYDSVGYLKKAGIL; from the coding sequence GTGCTTGATAATTTCAGATTTGAAACCTTTGTTGATGTGCATAGCAACATCTTTGCTGAATATCTAAGCTCCGTTATCGCAAAGCTGCCCAAAGAAAATCCAGAATACCGTTCCACAGAGGAAAGGATAGAGGAACTCTACAAGGAGTATCCCAAAGTGATGGCAGTTTTGGATACGGAAAAGCCGAGTGATTTATCCGAGCAGGAGTGTAAGGCTTTGATAGAAGTTTTGGAGCTTCGGAACAGGCTCAGCGATATGCAGCAGGAAGCAATCTATTTCAGAGGGTGCTATGACAGCGTTGGGTATCTCAAAAAGGCAGGAATTTTATAA
- a CDS encoding proteasome subunit, producing MSVIFGIKENNRIIIAGDKRGSSIDGKTLSDDLDKVLMINDHLAFSSAGNAAIEKAISIDLNKATNKDCLTTDDLLDIIKAFYKRVADTNCDAILALPFYFLIAGKGRDGNASLISGGNIKGRLDAKDVPMALFPPADAKMQECCDCFAKNYKLHNSEFVEKTIKEIANISNLVSPTGNKWIYNIATEKGMLFSF from the coding sequence GTGAGTGTTATCTTTGGAATAAAAGAAAATAACCGTATAATTATTGCAGGCGATAAGCGAGGGTCAAGTATTGACGGGAAAACTTTGTCAGATGATTTAGACAAAGTCCTTATGATAAATGACCATTTAGCTTTTTCAAGTGCAGGTAACGCAGCTATTGAAAAGGCTATTTCAATAGATTTGAACAAGGCGACAAATAAAGATTGCCTAACTACCGATGATTTACTTGATATTATAAAAGCATTTTATAAGCGAGTAGCCGATACAAATTGTGATGCTATATTAGCCTTGCCGTTCTATTTTCTCATAGCAGGTAAAGGGCGTGACGGTAATGCAAGCCTAATATCGGGAGGTAATATCAAGGGTCGTTTAGATGCAAAAGATGTTCCAATGGCTCTTTTTCCACCTGCCGATGCAAAAATGCAGGAGTGCTGCGATTGCTTTGCAAAAAATTATAAGTTGCATAATTCAGAGTTTGTAGAAAAAACAATTAAGGAAATTGCGAATATTAGTAATTTGGTAAGCCCTACGGGTAACAAATGG
- a CDS encoding ParA family protein has product MSNCKVIALTNQKGGVGKTTTAVNLGVSLVQQGKKVLLIDADAQANLTMALGYNRPDDIPITLSTVMQNIIDDKTLDVSQGIIHHSEGVDLLPSNIEMSGFEVRLINAMSRERVLKTYVNEVKKNYDYVLIDCMPSLGMITINALAAADSVIIPTQPHYLSAKGLELLLRSVSMVKRQINPKLRIDGILMTMVMPRTNISKEITATVKSAYGKKIKVFDTEIPHSIRAVEATAEGKSIFAYDKSGKVAAAYEQLGKEVAEIGEKQRNQNRADRIR; this is encoded by the coding sequence ATGTCAAATTGCAAAGTGATTGCTCTGACTAACCAGAAAGGCGGTGTCGGAAAAACAACCACAGCGGTCAATCTGGGTGTAAGTCTGGTGCAGCAGGGTAAAAAAGTCCTGCTGATTGATGCCGATGCACAGGCAAATCTCACGATGGCTCTGGGTTATAACAGACCAGACGATATTCCCATAACGCTTTCTACTGTGATGCAGAACATCATAGACGATAAAACGCTTGATGTTTCACAGGGTATTATCCACCATAGCGAGGGCGTCGACCTGCTTCCGTCAAACATTGAGATGTCGGGCTTTGAAGTAAGGCTAATCAATGCAATGAGCCGTGAGCGTGTGCTGAAAACCTATGTCAATGAGGTTAAAAAGAATTACGACTATGTGCTTATTGATTGTATGCCGAGCTTAGGCATGATAACCATCAATGCTCTGGCGGCGGCTGACAGCGTGATTATCCCGACACAGCCCCACTATCTCTCGGCTAAAGGTCTGGAGCTTTTGCTTCGCTCCGTATCAATGGTCAAGCGGCAAATCAACCCAAAGCTGCGGATAGACGGTATCTTAATGACTATGGTAATGCCCCGTACCAACATTTCTAAGGAAATTACGGCAACGGTCAAAAGTGCATACGGTAAGAAAATCAAGGTATTTGATACCGAGATACCTCATTCTATCCGTGCGGTGGAAGCTACCGCAGAAGGCAAAAGTATTTTTGCTTACGACAAAAGCGGCAAGGTTGCCGCAGCCTATGAGCAGTTAGGAAAGGAGGTGGCAGAGATTGGCGAGAAGCAGAGAAACCAAAATCGAGCTGACCGCATACGATGA
- the ppdK gene encoding pyruvate, phosphate dikinase, with protein sequence MAKWVYMFTEGNANMRNLLGGKGANLAEMTNLGLPVPQGFTITTEACTQYYEDGRQINDEIMAQIMEAITKMEGVTGKKFGDKENPLLVSVRSGARASMPGMMDTILNLGLNEDVVNVLAEKSGNARWAWDCYRRFIQMYSDVVMEVGKKYFEELIDEMKAKRGVKQDVELTAEDLHELAEQFKAEYKAKIGADFPTDPKEQLMGAIKAVFRSWDNPRANVYRRDNDIPYSWGTAVNVQMMAFGNMGDDCGTGVAFTRDPATGANGLFGEFLTNAQGEDVVAGVRTPMHISEMEQKFPEAFVQFKQVCETLEKHYRDMQDMEFTVEHGKLYMLQTRNGKRTAQAALKIACDLVDEGMRTEEEAVAMIDPRNLDTLLHPQFDAAALKAATPMGKGLGASPGAACGKIVFTADDAVEWAERGEKVVLVRLETSPEDITGMKSAQGILTVRGGMTSHAAVVARGMGECCVSGCGDIAMDEENKKFTLAGKEFHEGDFISIDGTTGNIYDGIIPTVDATIAGEFGRIMAWADKYRTMKVRTNADTPADAKKAVELGAEGIGLCRTEHMFFGEGRIDAFREMICSETAEEREKALAKVLPFQQDDFKGLFEALEGNPVTIRFLDPPLHEFVPTDEADIKKLADAQGKTVEQIKTIIASLHEFNPMMGHRGCRLAVTYPEIAKMQTTAVIRAAIEVKKAHPDWTIKPEIMIPLVGDVKELKYVKKFVVETADAEIKAAGSDLQYEVGTMIEIPRAALTADEIAKEADFFCFGTNDLTQMTYGFSRDDAGKFLNAYYDAKIFENDPFAKLDQVGVGKLMKMAIELGKPVNPNLHVGICGEHGGDPSSVEFCHKIGLNYVSCSPFRVPIARLAAAQAAIANR encoded by the coding sequence ATGGCAAAATGGGTTTACATGTTTACAGAAGGTAACGCTAATATGAGAAACCTTCTGGGTGGTAAAGGTGCCAACCTTGCTGAAATGACAAACCTTGGTCTTCCTGTACCTCAGGGCTTCACAATCACAACAGAAGCTTGTACTCAGTACTATGAAGACGGAAGACAGATCAATGATGAGATCATGGCTCAGATCATGGAAGCAATCACCAAAATGGAAGGAGTTACCGGAAAGAAATTCGGTGACAAAGAAAATCCTCTGCTTGTTTCCGTTCGTTCTGGTGCGAGAGCTTCTATGCCAGGTATGATGGATACTATCCTGAACCTTGGTTTAAATGAAGACGTTGTTAACGTACTTGCTGAAAAATCCGGCAATGCTCGTTGGGCATGGGACTGCTACAGAAGATTCATCCAGATGTACTCTGATGTAGTTATGGAAGTCGGAAAGAAATATTTCGAAGAACTTATCGATGAGATGAAAGCTAAAAGAGGTGTTAAGCAGGATGTTGAACTTACTGCAGAAGACCTTCATGAATTAGCTGAACAGTTCAAAGCTGAATATAAAGCAAAAATCGGTGCTGATTTCCCAACTGATCCTAAGGAACAGTTAATGGGTGCTATCAAAGCCGTATTCCGTTCCTGGGACAACCCACGTGCGAACGTATATCGTCGTGACAACGATATCCCGTATTCCTGGGGTACAGCAGTTAACGTACAGATGATGGCATTCGGTAACATGGGTGATGACTGTGGTACAGGTGTTGCCTTCACACGTGACCCTGCTACAGGAGCTAACGGTCTGTTTGGTGAATTCCTTACAAATGCTCAGGGTGAAGACGTTGTTGCCGGTGTTCGTACACCTATGCACATCTCCGAAATGGAACAGAAATTCCCGGAAGCATTCGTACAGTTCAAACAGGTTTGCGAAACACTTGAAAAACACTACAGAGACATGCAGGATATGGAGTTTACTGTAGAGCATGGTAAACTGTATATGCTTCAGACACGTAACGGTAAGAGAACAGCTCAGGCTGCTTTAAAGATCGCTTGTGACCTTGTTGATGAGGGAATGAGAACAGAAGAAGAAGCTGTAGCTATGATCGACCCACGTAACCTTGATACTCTTCTTCACCCACAGTTTGATGCTGCTGCTCTGAAAGCTGCTACACCAATGGGTAAAGGCCTTGGCGCTTCTCCTGGAGCTGCTTGCGGTAAGATCGTATTCACAGCTGATGACGCTGTTGAATGGGCTGAAAGAGGAGAGAAAGTTGTACTTGTACGTCTTGAGACATCTCCGGAAGACATCACAGGTATGAAATCTGCTCAGGGTATCCTGACAGTTCGTGGTGGTATGACATCTCACGCAGCAGTTGTTGCCCGTGGTATGGGTGAGTGCTGTGTATCCGGATGCGGTGATATCGCTATGGACGAAGAAAACAAGAAATTCACACTTGCTGGTAAAGAATTCCACGAAGGAGACTTCATCTCCATCGATGGTACAACCGGTAACATCTACGACGGAATCATCCCGACTGTAGACGCTACAATCGCTGGTGAGTTCGGACGCATCATGGCATGGGCTGACAAGTACAGAACAATGAAAGTTCGTACAAACGCAGATACTCCGGCTGATGCTAAGAAAGCTGTAGAGCTTGGTGCAGAAGGTATCGGTCTTTGCCGTACAGAGCATATGTTCTTCGGTGAGGGACGTATCGATGCATTCCGTGAAATGATCTGCTCCGAAACAGCAGAAGAGAGAGAAAAAGCTCTTGCAAAAGTTCTTCCATTCCAGCAGGATGACTTCAAAGGTCTCTTTGAAGCTCTGGAAGGTAACCCTGTTACTATCCGTTTCCTGGATCCGCCTCTTCATGAGTTCGTTCCTACAGATGAAGCTGACATCAAGAAACTTGCAGATGCTCAGGGCAAAACTGTAGAGCAGATCAAGACTATCATCGCTTCTCTTCATGAGTTCAACCCGATGATGGGACATCGTGGATGCCGTCTTGCTGTAACATATCCTGAAATCGCTAAGATGCAGACAACAGCAGTTATCCGCGCAGCAATCGAAGTTAAGAAAGCTCATCCGGACTGGACAATCAAACCGGAAATCATGATTCCACTTGTTGGCGATGTAAAAGAGCTTAAATATGTTAAGAAATTCGTAGTTGAGACAGCTGATGCTGAGATCAAAGCCGCTGGTTCTGACCTTCAGTATGAAGTTGGTACAATGATCGAGATCCCGAGAGCAGCTCTTACAGCTGATGAGATCGCTAAAGAAGCAGACTTCTTCTGCTTCGGTACAAACGACCTTACTCAGATGACATATGGCTTCTCCCGTGATGATGCAGGTAAATTCCTCAACGCATACTATGACGCTAAGATCTTCGAGAACGATCCATTTGCAAAACTGGATCAGGTTGGCGTTGGCAAGCTGATGAAGATGGCTATCGAACTCGGCAAACCAGTTAACCCGAACCTTCACGTAGGTATCTGCGGCGAGCATGGTGGAGATCCGTCTTCTGTAGAATTCTGCCACAAGATCGGTCTTAACTATGTATCCTGCTCACCATTCCGTGTACCGATCGCTCGTCTTGCAGCAGCACAGGCTGCTATTGCAAATAGGTAG
- a CDS encoding ParB/RepB/Spo0J family partition protein, whose product MARSRETKIELTAYDDLFQTDESREEAKLSKIRDIPISEIDEFPDHPFKVLMDEDMEQLVESIKRNGVMTPATVRLKEDGRYELISGHRRKKACELAGLETLKCEVKELTRDEAIIVMVESNLQRSVILPSEKAFAYKMRLEAMKRQAGRPPKENASPLATNLSKGRSDEELGELVGESKDQIRRYIRLTELVPEILQMVDERQIAFRPAVEISYLTEEQQYTLLEAMEYNDATPSLAQAIKMKKYNQDGKLTSEVIQSIMEEEKPNQKEKPAFRDERITKLIPKTVPRGQETDFVVKALEFYNRHLQRNKAHER is encoded by the coding sequence TTGGCGAGAAGCAGAGAAACCAAAATCGAGCTGACCGCATACGATGACCTTTTTCAGACGGACGAAAGCCGTGAGGAAGCAAAGCTAAGCAAGATACGGGATATTCCCATATCGGAGATTGACGAGTTTCCAGACCACCCGTTCAAGGTTTTGATGGACGAAGATATGGAACAACTTGTTGAGAGTATCAAGCGAAACGGTGTAATGACCCCTGCGACAGTTCGCTTAAAAGAGGACGGACGGTATGAGCTTATCAGTGGTCACAGGCGAAAAAAGGCTTGTGAACTTGCAGGACTTGAAACGCTGAAATGCGAGGTCAAAGAGCTTACCCGTGATGAAGCCATTATTGTCATGGTGGAAAGTAATCTCCAACGCTCTGTTATTTTGCCGAGTGAGAAAGCGTTTGCGTATAAAATGCGGTTGGAAGCTATGAAACGACAGGCAGGCAGACCCCCAAAAGAAAATGCGTCGCCATTGGCGACTAATTTATCAAAAGGGCGTTCTGATGAGGAATTAGGAGAACTTGTTGGAGAAAGCAAAGACCAGATACGCCGCTATATCCGTCTAACGGAGCTTGTTCCCGAAATCCTGCAAATGGTAGATGAAAGGCAGATTGCTTTTCGTCCTGCGGTTGAAATTTCCTATCTGACCGAGGAACAGCAATACACCCTGCTTGAAGCAATGGAGTACAACGATGCTACCCCGTCATTGGCACAGGCTATCAAAATGAAGAAGTATAACCAAGACGGCAAGCTCACTTCCGAGGTTATCCAGTCCATTATGGAGGAAGAAAAGCCCAACCAGAAGGAAAAACCTGCTTTCCGTGACGAGAGGATAACCAAGCTCATTCCCAAGACTGTTCCCAGAGGGCAGGAAACGGATTTTGTTGTCAAGGCGTTAGAGTTTTATAACCGACACTTGCAGCGGAACAAGGCTCACGAGAGATAG
- a CDS encoding 6-phosphofructokinase, which produces MAKKRNIIVGQSGGPTAVINSSLAGVYKNAIERGFDKVYGMLHGIQGLLDEQYIDLSTQIHSELDIELLKRTPSAFLGSCRYKLPEIHEDKAIYEKIFEILNKLDIYAFIYIGGNDSMDTIKKLSDYAILTGQTQKFLGVPKTIDNDLALTDHTPGFGSAAKYIGASTKEVIRDALGLTYKKNMITIMEIMGRNAGWLTGATALAKSEDCDGPDLIYLPEVPFDVEKFLAKVKDLLNKKASIVIAVSEGIKLADGRYVCELGSVGDYVDAFGHKQLQGTATYLANFLAAECGCKTRAVELSTLQRSASHMASRVDIDEAFMVGGAAVKAADEGDTGKMVVIDRVSDDPYMAATGIYDVHRIANEEKLVPREWMNKDATNVTKDFVDYIKPLIQGDYQPIMVNGMPRHLVLNMKKGRKK; this is translated from the coding sequence ATGGCGAAAAAAAGAAATATCATTGTTGGACAATCAGGAGGACCTACTGCAGTAATCAATTCCAGTCTTGCCGGAGTTTATAAGAATGCCATTGAACGAGGATTTGACAAAGTATACGGAATGCTTCACGGCATTCAGGGACTGTTGGATGAACAGTATATTGATCTGTCAACACAGATTCATTCAGAACTGGATATCGAATTACTCAAGAGAACACCATCTGCATTTTTAGGTTCCTGTCGTTACAAGCTTCCTGAGATTCACGAAGATAAAGCAATTTATGAGAAAATTTTTGAGATCTTAAATAAACTGGATATCTATGCGTTTATCTACATTGGCGGAAATGATTCCATGGATACGATCAAGAAACTGTCTGATTATGCGATTCTCACAGGACAGACTCAGAAGTTCCTTGGTGTTCCGAAAACAATCGACAATGACCTGGCGCTGACAGACCATACACCCGGATTCGGAAGTGCTGCAAAATATATCGGCGCATCCACAAAAGAAGTGATCCGCGATGCATTGGGACTTACTTATAAGAAAAATATGATTACGATCATGGAGATCATGGGACGTAATGCCGGATGGCTTACAGGTGCCACAGCACTGGCAAAATCTGAGGACTGCGACGGACCGGATTTGATCTATCTGCCGGAAGTGCCTTTTGATGTTGAGAAATTCCTTGCAAAAGTAAAAGATCTTCTGAATAAAAAAGCATCTATTGTAATCGCAGTTTCCGAGGGAATCAAGCTGGCAGACGGAAGATATGTATGTGAGCTTGGAAGCGTGGGAGACTATGTGGATGCATTTGGACACAAACAGCTTCAGGGAACAGCCACTTATCTGGCAAACTTCCTGGCAGCGGAGTGCGGATGCAAGACAAGAGCTGTTGAACTTTCCACATTACAGAGAAGTGCTTCCCATATGGCATCCAGAGTGGATATTGATGAAGCATTCATGGTAGGTGGTGCTGCAGTTAAAGCTGCAGATGAAGGTGACACAGGTAAGATGGTTGTTATCGACCGTGTTTCCGATGATCCCTACATGGCAGCTACAGGTATCTACGATGTACACAGAATCGCAAATGAGGAGAAACTTGTTCCGAGAGAATGGATGAATAAAGATGCTACAAACGTAACTAAGGATTTTGTAGACTATATTAAACCTCTGATCCAGGGAGATTATCAGCCTATTATGGTAAATGGTATGCCGAGACATCTGGTACTGAACATGAAAAAAGGCAGAAAGAAATAA
- a CDS encoding SpaA isopeptide-forming pilin-related protein, producing MKIPKLFKKAAAFVMAAVTALSIMPATAFAAGDIGTIFFSHTYDSNGNAMRYNSSANIGGYTAGGTGNYKYRMFVDGENAFCIQPGVPLKTGNTLKKASSDTWNALSANQKKAVGLALLYGYQGNRNNLSGSDDEKWLATQTLVWEFVTGCREATGSYNQTSTTVYSLHFGSNYANSGARAVYDQIVAMLREHNTIPSFMSGGKNDITKELAYKDGKYSITLTDSNGVLSDYSFSSSDSNVSVSKSGNKLTISSTVAISGSVRITAKRNNVPTVSSSAKLIAYGDPNLQDLVTGVENADTVSAYINIETPTGTIALKKTSEDGVVEGISFTIKGDNFNKTVKTGKDGSVSVEGLFPGTYTVTEQSIDRYEPQKTQTVTLIGGKTSTVTFSNTLKRGSLEIVKTSEDNLVEGMKFHLYGTSLSGLPVDEYAVTDKNGLAKFENVLISGDTPYVVEEVDTAVRYVVPASQTAPIEWNKVTKRSFDNVLKKFQVTVTKTDAETGSPQGDASLAGAVYGIYKGEELIDTYTTDENGQFTTKYYICDNDWTVREISPSEGYLLDTAIHKVGAEPELYTVELNSTANDVNEQVIKGNIALIKHTDNGETQIETPEEGAVFEVFLKSAGSYENAKETERDVLTCDENGFAQTKDMPYGIYTVRQTFGWEGRELMKDFDVFISKDGQTYRYLINNANFESYIKIVKKDAETGNTIPYAGAGFQIYDPNGNLVTMTFTYPEVTTIDTFYTTADGDLITPQTLEYGKGYSLVEVQAPYGYVLNSEPVYFDVVQENSEEESGITVIEVVRSNMAQKGTITVEKSGEVFSSVAGDKGLYQPIFSVSGLEGAVYEITAAEDIVTLDGTVRANKGEVVDTVTTGKDGTVKSKELYLGKYEVKEITAPYGMVLNEKVHSVELVYAGQNVDVTETATSFYNERQRVEIDLIKSLAIDEAYGIGKNGEIFDVTFGLYAAEELTAADGKTIPADGLIEVISLDESGHGKAISDLPMGSYYVQEISTNSAYIVSDAKYPVTFEYAGQDTETVRITANEGEAITNDIIYGSVSGKKSDEDGKTLGGAVIGIFKTGTTEFTKENAIAATTSKDDGSFSFAKVPYGTWIIREIESPKGYVLSEEEIAVTIGKVDEVVEIELVNYFIKGNIALTKVDEDYPDNKLSGAVFEVYSDTNGDGKLDKDDTLLGEMKELDGGVYQMSELRYGKYLVKETKAPTGFVLDEDVYAVSIEENGKTYTVENKAGVGFINAAQKGSLKIVKTSSDGKVEGFSFRVTGVDYDQTFKTDKNGEIVIEGLRIGDYTVSEVSDKASAGYILPADKQATVKVNATAIVQMHNEFRDTPKTGDDFNLGLWVSLAALSVVGAGVLGFVGYKNRKKKKED from the coding sequence ATGAAAATCCCTAAATTATTCAAAAAGGCTGCGGCTTTTGTAATGGCTGCGGTCACGGCATTATCCATAATGCCTGCGACGGCGTTTGCTGCGGGTGACATCGGGACGATTTTCTTTTCCCACACCTATGACAGCAACGGCAATGCGATGAGGTACAATTCCAGTGCGAATATCGGCGGCTATACCGCAGGCGGAACGGGAAATTATAAGTACCGTATGTTTGTGGACGGTGAGAATGCGTTTTGTATTCAGCCGGGAGTACCGCTGAAAACAGGAAACACCTTGAAAAAGGCTTCCTCTGATACTTGGAACGCCCTTTCAGCCAATCAGAAAAAGGCGGTTGGGCTTGCCCTGCTCTATGGGTATCAGGGCAACCGAAATAATCTGTCGGGAAGTGATGATGAAAAATGGCTTGCCACGCAGACCCTCGTATGGGAGTTTGTCACAGGCTGCCGTGAAGCCACAGGCTCATATAACCAGACAAGCACCACCGTTTACAGCCTGCACTTCGGTTCAAATTATGCCAACAGCGGAGCAAGGGCAGTGTATGACCAGATTGTTGCAATGCTGCGTGAGCATAACACCATTCCGAGCTTTATGTCGGGCGGTAAGAATGACATCACAAAGGAGCTTGCCTACAAGGACGGAAAGTACAGCATCACATTGACGGACAGCAACGGCGTCCTTTCCGATTACAGCTTTTCAAGCTCTGACAGCAATGTGAGTGTATCGAAGTCTGGAAATAAGCTGACAATCAGCTCCACCGTAGCTATCAGCGGTTCTGTCCGCATTACGGCAAAGAGGAACAATGTGCCGACTGTCAGCAGCAGTGCAAAGCTCATTGCCTATGGCGACCCGAACTTGCAGGATTTGGTAACAGGTGTGGAGAATGCTGATACCGTGTCTGCATATATCAATATCGAAACGCCGACAGGCACGATTGCCCTCAAAAAGACTTCTGAGGACGGAGTTGTGGAGGGCATCTCTTTTACAATCAAAGGTGATAACTTCAATAAAACAGTTAAGACAGGAAAGGACGGCTCTGTCTCCGTGGAGGGATTATTCCCTGGCACTTATACGGTCACAGAACAGTCTATTGACCGTTATGAGCCGCAGAAAACCCAGACCGTCACACTTATCGGAGGAAAAACCTCTACTGTGACCTTCAGCAATACTTTGAAGCGTGGCAGTCTGGAAATCGTCAAGACTTCCGAGGACAATCTGGTGGAGGGAATGAAATTCCACCTTTATGGCACATCTTTAAGCGGCTTGCCTGTTGACGAGTATGCCGTGACTGATAAAAACGGACTGGCTAAGTTTGAAAATGTCCTTATCAGTGGCGATACCCCGTATGTGGTTGAGGAAGTGGATACCGCAGTCCGCTATGTCGTTCCTGCTTCCCAGACAGCTCCGATTGAATGGAACAAGGTCACAAAACGCAGCTTCGACAATGTGTTGAAGAAATTCCAAGTGACTGTGACAAAGACCGATGCAGAAACAGGTTCTCCGCAGGGCGACGCTTCCCTTGCAGGTGCGGTTTACGGCATCTATAAAGGTGAGGAACTGATTGACACCTACACGACTGATGAAAACGGTCAGTTTACGACCAAGTATTATATCTGTGATAATGATTGGACTGTCCGTGAAATCAGCCCGTCCGAGGGGTATCTTCTGGATACCGCAATCCACAAGGTAGGTGCAGAACCAGAGCTATACACGGTAGAGCTGAACAGTACCGCAAACGATGTGAATGAACAGGTCATCAAAGGCAATATCGCACTCATCAAGCATACGGATAACGGGGAAACCCAGATTGAAACACCCGAAGAAGGTGCGGTATTTGAAGTGTTCCTCAAATCCGCAGGCAGCTATGAAAATGCAAAGGAAACCGAGCGTGATGTGCTGACCTGTGACGAGAACGGTTTTGCCCAGACAAAGGATATGCCGTATGGCATTTATACCGTCCGCCAGACCTTTGGTTGGGAGGGGCGTGAACTGATGAAAGACTTTGATGTGTTTATCAGCAAGGACGGTCAGACCTACCGCTACCTTATCAACAACGCTAACTTTGAGAGCTATATCAAAATCGTAAAGAAAGATGCAGAAACAGGCAATACAATCCCGTATGCAGGTGCAGGCTTCCAGATTTACGACCCGAATGGAAATCTTGTGACTATGACTTTCACTTATCCCGAAGTGACGACCATTGACACCTTCTATACTACGGCAGACGGCGACCTAATCACACCGCAGACATTGGAATACGGCAAAGGCTATTCCCTTGTGGAAGTACAAGCCCCCTATGGGTATGTCTTAAATTCCGAGCCTGTTTATTTTGATGTGGTGCAGGAAAATTCCGAGGAAGAAAGCGGCATTACCGTTATTGAGGTAGTACGCTCCAATATGGCACAGAAAGGTACAATTACAGTAGAAAAGTCTGGCGAGGTATTCAGCTCCGTGGCAGGCGATAAGGGATTGTATCAGCCGATTTTCTCTGTCAGCGGTCTTGAGGGTGCAGTCTATGAGATTACCGCAGCCGAGGATATTGTCACTCTGGACGGGACGGTCAGAGCAAACAAGGGCGAGGTTGTGGATACCGTTACGACAGGAAAAGACGGTACAGTAAAATCCAAAGAACTGTATCTCGGAAAATATGAGGTTAAGGAAATCACAGCTCCGTATGGAATGGTGCTGAACGAGAAAGTCCATTCTGTTGAGCTTGTGTATGCAGGACAGAATGTTGATGTAACGGAAACGGCTACTTCTTTCTATAATGAAAGACAGCGTGTTGAAATCGACCTCATCAAGAGCCTTGCCATTGATGAAGCCTACGGCATTGGCAAGAACGGGGAAATCTTTGATGTGACCTTTGGCTTGTATGCGGCGGAGGAACTCACAGCCGCAGATGGAAAGACCATTCCTGCGGACGGTCTGATTGAGGTCATTTCCCTTGATGAAAGCGGTCACGGGAAAGCAATCAGCGACCTGCCGATGGGCAGCTATTATGTGCAGGAAATCTCGACCAACTCCGCATATATTGTCAGCGATGCAAAATACCCTGTTACTTTTGAATACGCAGGACAGGATACCGAAACTGTCCGCATTACAGCCAACGAGGGCGAAGCTATCACAAATGACATTATTTACGGCTCTGTAAGCGGTAAGAAATCTGATGAGGACGGAAAAACTCTGGGCGGTGCAGTTATCGGTATCTTCAAGACAGGAACTACCGAGTTTACAAAGGAAAATGCGATTGCCGCTACCACATCAAAAGATGATGGTAGTTTTTCTTTTGCCAAAGTGCCGTATGGAACTTGGATAATCCGTGAAATCGAAAGCCCGAAGGGATATGTACTCTCCGAGGAAGAAATCGCCGTGACTATTGGCAAGGTGGACGAAGTTGTGGAAATCGAACTTGTCAACTACTTCATTAAGGGCAATATCGCTTTGACAAAGGTTGATGAGGATTATCCCGACAACAAGCTGTCTGGTGCGGTATTTGAGGTTTACTCCGATACCAATGGCGATGGGAAACTGGATAAAGACGATACGCTGCTTGGCGAAATGAAGGAACTTGACGGCGGCGTTTACCAGATGAGTGAACTCCGCTACGGCAAATATCTGGTAAAGGAAACCAAAGCTCCGACAGGCTTTGTGCTTGATGAAGATGTTTATGCCGTATCCATCGAGGAGAACGGAAAGACCTACACAGTGGAAAACAAGGCGGGTGTTGGCTTTATCAATGCAGCACAGAAAGGCTCTCTTAAAATCGTAAAGACTTCCTCTGACGGCAAGGTGGAGGGCTTCTCTTTCCGTGTGACAGGCGTGGACTATGACCAGACCTTTAAGACAGATAAGAACGGGGAAATCGTGATTGAGGGCTTGCGGATTGGCGACTATACCGTATCCGAAGTAAGCGACAAGGCTTCCGCAGGATATATCCTTCCTGCCGATAAACAGGCAACGGTAAAGGTGAACGCTACGGCTATCGTGCAGATGCACAATGAGTTCAGGGATACCCCGAAAACAGGCGATGACTTCAATCTGGGCTTATGGGTAAGCCTTGCGGCGTTGTCTGTTGTCGGTGCGGGCGTTCTCGGATTTGTCGGTTATAAGAACAGAAAGAAGAAAAAGGAGGACTAA